One genomic segment of Paenibacillus sp. FSL H8-0332 includes these proteins:
- a CDS encoding MurR/RpiR family transcriptional regulator: MNDRINTYYPSMTKSEQKVARCVLEHPDNLIYLSVTELADFAGTGETTVMRFCRKIGFKGYQDFKLMLAQGLPKRQTLADGEQGAGGGDYADHLYALMVGVLQSSLGMLDREQLQQAVDALDQARYVQFFGVGSSGITALDAKNRFLRIGRRVEANSDSHIQSMMAVTMGPGDVAFGISVSGSTLDTNDMLMKAKHNGAKVIAMTNYAKSPIASIADIVLLTAGKESPLEGGSVGAKVSQLFIIDLLCQGLEQLHAEETKRMKELTARAVIDRIY; this comes from the coding sequence ATGAATGACCGGATCAACACGTATTACCCGTCCATGACTAAGTCGGAGCAAAAGGTAGCCCGGTGTGTGCTTGAGCATCCGGACAATCTGATCTATTTGTCTGTGACCGAGCTGGCCGATTTTGCCGGAACGGGCGAGACCACGGTGATGCGCTTCTGCCGCAAAATCGGCTTCAAGGGCTATCAGGATTTCAAGCTGATGCTGGCTCAGGGCCTGCCGAAGCGGCAGACTCTGGCGGACGGCGAGCAGGGGGCAGGCGGAGGGGATTACGCCGACCATCTGTATGCCTTAATGGTTGGTGTATTGCAATCCAGCCTGGGTATGCTGGACCGGGAGCAGCTGCAGCAGGCGGTAGACGCTCTGGATCAGGCCCGGTATGTCCAGTTCTTCGGCGTAGGTTCTTCCGGGATCACGGCACTGGACGCTAAGAACCGCTTCCTGCGGATCGGACGGCGGGTCGAAGCCAATTCCGACAGCCATATTCAGTCGATGATGGCGGTGACGATGGGACCGGGTGATGTCGCTTTTGGCATCAGTGTATCTGGCAGCACGCTGGATACGAATGACATGCTGATGAAGGCCAAGCATAACGGGGCTAAGGTGATTGCTATGACTAACTATGCCAAGTCCCCCATCGCTTCCATTGCCGACATTGTGCTGCTGACGGCCGGGAAGGAATCGCCGCTGGAAGGAGGCTCCGTAGGAGCCAAGGTCTCGCAGCTGTTCATTATCGACCTGCTCTGCCAGGGGCTGGAGCAGCTCCATGCCGAAGAGACCAAGCGGATGAAGGAGCTCACCGCCCGGGCGGTCATTGACCGGATTTATTAG
- a CDS encoding ROK family protein, with protein MRQVIGVDIGGTGIKGLVTDEAGTILAEAGRDTEARLGRKVILGQLHSLVEELLAGHPAVEALGIGSAGRVNADTGEVVYATDNLPGWQGMQLTKWAETAFGLPAAADNDANAALLGEAWLGAGRGRASLVMLTLGTGVGGANLAEGRLLRGAAWSGGDWGHSVLVPGGRPCNCGKRGCAEQYVSGQALLRLALEETGRAYTHGREIMAAAEQGDASALTVLERFTADLALVTTNIGAAVDPELIIIGGGVIQSRAVWWPLLAGQAGGSLAARVVPAELGNRAGCFGAARLALERLRRDEGEGQI; from the coding sequence ATGCGGCAAGTCATAGGTGTGGATATCGGAGGGACAGGCATCAAAGGGCTTGTGACCGATGAAGCGGGGACGATACTGGCAGAAGCCGGGCGAGACACGGAGGCCCGGCTGGGCCGGAAGGTTATTCTCGGCCAGCTCCACAGCCTGGTGGAGGAACTGCTGGCTGGCCATCCTGCGGTGGAAGCGCTGGGGATCGGCTCGGCGGGCAGGGTGAATGCGGATACGGGCGAGGTGGTCTACGCCACCGATAATCTGCCCGGCTGGCAGGGGATGCAGCTTACGAAGTGGGCAGAGACTGCCTTCGGGCTGCCTGCGGCGGCCGATAACGATGCCAACGCGGCGCTGCTGGGCGAGGCCTGGCTGGGCGCGGGACGCGGCAGGGCGAGCCTGGTCATGCTGACCCTGGGCACCGGGGTCGGCGGGGCTAATCTGGCGGAAGGCCGGCTGCTGCGCGGAGCCGCCTGGAGCGGTGGCGACTGGGGGCACAGCGTGCTGGTGCCGGGAGGTCGCCCTTGTAATTGCGGCAAGCGCGGCTGCGCGGAGCAATATGTGTCCGGCCAGGCGCTGCTGCGGCTGGCACTGGAGGAGACCGGCCGGGCGTATACGCACGGGCGGGAGATTATGGCGGCGGCGGAGCAGGGCGACGCGTCAGCGCTGACGGTGCTGGAGCGCTTCACAGCGGATCTTGCGCTGGTGACAACTAACATCGGGGCGGCGGTAGACCCCGAGCTGATCATTATCGGCGGCGGGGTCATTCAGAGCCGCGCGGTCTGGTGGCCGCTGCTGGCCGGGCAGGCGGGCGGCAGTTTGGCCGCCCGGGTTGTACCGGCAGAGCTGGGCAACCGGGCAGGTTGCTTCGGCGCAGCCCGGCTGGCTCTGGAACGGCTGCGCCGGGACGAAGGCGAAGGACAGATCTAA
- a CDS encoding sugar ABC transporter permease, producing the protein MYKGFRSESFTAWAFMAPGLLFLAVFTFWPIIYGIPLSLTDYSVITETKYVGLDNFTRAFQDHNFLISLWNSLVYVLIVPVIQIISILMAILVNSRIPGVKMFRAAYYIPVVTSMVAVALIWSWLLGNNGVVNYLLLKAGIISEQVSWLSTSSTALYVLMFITMWKGLGYYMMLYLAGLQGIPADLYEAARVDGAGPLRLIVHVTLPLLRPHILFCTLISVMGAIRVFDEVYILTKGGPGTSTLTSSVYIFQKGLEQFNFGYASALGLIVSLMVGALSVLVFRLNRKGGVNSY; encoded by the coding sequence GTGTACAAGGGGTTTCGGTCTGAATCTTTTACCGCATGGGCGTTTATGGCGCCTGGGCTGCTGTTTTTGGCGGTATTTACCTTTTGGCCGATTATTTACGGCATACCGCTCTCGTTGACAGATTATTCTGTCATTACCGAGACGAAGTATGTAGGTCTGGACAACTTCACCCGGGCCTTCCAGGATCATAATTTCCTGATTTCACTGTGGAATTCACTGGTCTATGTGCTGATTGTGCCGGTGATCCAGATCATTTCAATCTTAATGGCTATTCTGGTCAACAGCCGGATTCCTGGAGTCAAAATGTTCCGGGCCGCCTACTATATACCGGTCGTGACCTCGATGGTTGCGGTGGCGCTGATCTGGAGCTGGCTGCTCGGCAATAACGGAGTTGTCAATTACCTGCTGCTGAAGGCAGGGATTATCAGCGAACAGGTCTCCTGGCTGTCCACGAGCAGCACGGCGCTGTATGTTCTAATGTTCATTACGATGTGGAAAGGCCTCGGCTATTACATGATGCTCTATCTGGCCGGGCTTCAGGGCATTCCGGCAGATCTTTACGAGGCTGCAAGGGTGGACGGGGCAGGGCCGCTGCGGCTGATTGTACATGTGACGCTGCCGCTGCTGCGCCCGCATATTCTGTTCTGCACGCTGATCTCGGTGATGGGCGCGATCCGGGTGTTCGATGAGGTCTATATTCTGACCAAGGGCGGACCGGGGACGTCTACATTAACTTCAAGCGTCTATATTTTTCAAAAAGGGCTGGAGCAGTTCAACTTCGGCTATGCCTCGGCGCTCGGGCTGATCGTCAGTCTGATGGTGGGAGCGCTTAGTGTACTCGTATTCAGATTGAACCGGAAAGGCGGGGTGAATTCCTATTGA
- a CDS encoding beta-N-acetylglucosaminidase domain-containing protein: MGISLRDCQYLFRDYYTQGKELVVEGSQLRCELASRYAMNQDVNGLLAEGGDIVILEPAGPGVATSDKGNAQLMLEYDAGLAADGYRLVIGEDAKLVVAASNRRGLKYGLDALKQLLTVEEDCCRLPVVTVEDEPSFPVRGIIEGFYGVPWSFADRMDSVRYMSGHRMNAFMYAPKDDPYHRKLWREPYPDHVFTRIHDLKQECDKHLVDFYYCISPGNDLEFRSKEDFARLEEKLAAMIAIGVRHFALLMDDIDYVLQGDNKQFLERSGTAHAYVTNRVYDYLAGCLPHFTLAMCPSEYWSYWNTEYKKDIREQLHPAVKVFWTGYFVFAPEIGRGHAEDNYGYYGHELWLWDNIPVNDCDKDRLFLDPVRGRSSRLGRYGHTAVVANPMNQWECSKITLNTMAHYMWNSERYMPELSWELSVREFAGELAEDMMFFCRQNLNSRLYSGGYPELDDALAERDLERLDAYFSRLEQAAVRLGGLENAKFIEEAGPWLRRAIGDAVLWRAVRRQLENTPGPLAGKDVLKCLERCRSYGVRLGSDPAVRAAEALGIELPEMEKEIKAEMKAETKEEDQHV; encoded by the coding sequence ATGGGGATTTCGTTACGGGACTGCCAATATCTGTTCCGCGACTATTATACGCAAGGGAAAGAGCTGGTGGTAGAGGGTTCGCAGCTTCGCTGTGAGCTGGCTTCACGTTATGCGATGAATCAGGATGTAAACGGGCTGCTTGCTGAAGGCGGAGACATCGTAATTCTGGAACCGGCCGGACCGGGCGTAGCCACCTCCGATAAGGGGAATGCGCAGCTGATGCTGGAGTATGACGCCGGGCTTGCTGCGGACGGATACCGGCTGGTAATTGGAGAGGATGCTAAGCTTGTTGTCGCTGCGTCTAACCGGCGGGGGCTGAAGTACGGGCTGGATGCGCTGAAGCAACTGCTTACTGTGGAGGAGGATTGCTGCCGCCTGCCGGTGGTTACGGTGGAGGATGAGCCTTCTTTTCCGGTACGGGGCATTATTGAAGGGTTCTATGGCGTGCCATGGAGCTTCGCGGACCGGATGGATTCGGTCAGATATATGAGCGGGCACCGGATGAACGCCTTCATGTACGCGCCGAAGGATGATCCGTATCACCGGAAGCTGTGGCGTGAGCCGTACCCGGACCATGTGTTCACCAGGATTCATGACCTTAAGCAGGAATGCGACAAGCATCTGGTGGATTTCTACTATTGTATCAGCCCGGGCAATGATCTGGAATTCCGCAGCAAGGAGGATTTCGCTAGGCTGGAAGAGAAGCTGGCCGCGATGATCGCGATTGGAGTACGGCATTTCGCACTGCTGATGGATGACATAGATTATGTGCTCCAAGGCGACAACAAGCAGTTCCTGGAGCGCTCCGGGACCGCCCATGCCTATGTGACGAACCGGGTCTATGATTACTTAGCCGGATGTCTGCCGCACTTCACCCTGGCTATGTGTCCATCGGAATACTGGTCGTATTGGAATACAGAGTACAAGAAGGATATCCGCGAGCAGCTTCATCCCGCTGTCAAAGTGTTTTGGACCGGCTATTTCGTCTTCGCTCCGGAGATCGGCCGGGGGCATGCGGAGGATAACTATGGCTATTACGGGCATGAGCTGTGGCTGTGGGACAATATTCCGGTGAATGACTGCGATAAGGACCGGCTGTTCCTTGATCCGGTGCGCGGGCGCAGCTCCCGGCTCGGCAGGTACGGGCATACAGCGGTCGTTGCCAATCCGATGAATCAGTGGGAATGCTCCAAGATCACGCTTAACACGATGGCCCACTATATGTGGAACAGCGAGCGTTACATGCCGGAGCTGTCCTGGGAGCTGTCCGTGCGTGAATTCGCCGGGGAGCTTGCGGAGGACATGATGTTTTTCTGCCGTCAGAATCTGAACAGCCGCCTGTATTCCGGCGGCTACCCGGAGCTGGACGATGCGCTGGCGGAGCGCGATCTGGAGCGGCTGGACGCTTATTTCAGCCGGCTGGAGCAGGCTGCCGTGCGGCTTGGCGGCTTAGAGAATGCCAAGTTCATCGAAGAGGCTGGGCCATGGCTGCGCCGTGCCATCGGGGATGCTGTGCTGTGGCGGGCTGTTCGCAGACAGCTGGAGAATACGCCTGGGCCGCTGGCTGGGAAAGATGTGCTTAAGTGCCTGGAGCGCTGCCGCAGTTATGGTGTGCGGCTCGGAAGTGATCCGGCTGTGCGTGCGGCTGAGGCGCTGGGGATCGAGCTGCCGGAGATGGAGAAGGAGATCAAGGCAGAGATGAAGGCGGAGACAAAGGAGGAGGACCAGCATGTCTAA
- a CDS encoding N-acetylmannosamine-6-phosphate 2-epimerase, which translates to MNKNILESLHLGLIVSCQALPDEPLHGPEIMARMAVAAAEGGAIAIRANGAADVRAIKQSVALPVIGIVKRNYPDSDVYITPTLREIEELLGAGADIIAFDGTRQTRPENCSLEQIIDLLKASPAASMADISTLEEALYAESLGVSCVSTTLSGYTPYSRQQEGPNLELLEQAAQRLKIPVIAEGRISQPAQVEAALDLGAYAVVVGSAITRPQLITRPFAAAARKVRMNRNGNE; encoded by the coding sequence CTGAACAAAAATATACTGGAAAGCCTGCATCTGGGGCTGATTGTCTCCTGCCAGGCGCTGCCGGATGAGCCGCTGCATGGGCCAGAGATTATGGCCCGGATGGCCGTGGCGGCAGCGGAAGGCGGAGCCATCGCCATCCGGGCCAACGGGGCGGCAGATGTGCGGGCGATCAAGCAGTCAGTTGCGCTCCCGGTGATCGGCATCGTGAAGCGCAATTACCCGGATTCGGACGTCTATATTACCCCTACGCTTAGAGAGATTGAGGAGCTGCTGGGCGCGGGGGCGGATATTATAGCTTTTGACGGAACCCGGCAGACCCGGCCGGAGAATTGTTCGCTGGAGCAGATCATAGACCTGCTGAAGGCAAGCCCGGCTGCTTCCATGGCGGATATCTCCACACTGGAGGAAGCGTTATACGCCGAGTCGCTTGGGGTCAGCTGTGTCTCGACCACCTTGTCGGGATATACACCGTATTCCCGCCAGCAGGAAGGGCCGAATCTGGAGTTGCTGGAGCAGGCTGCACAGCGGCTGAAGATTCCGGTCATTGCCGAAGGCCGGATCAGCCAGCCTGCCCAGGTGGAGGCAGCGCTCGACCTGGGGGCCTATGCGGTAGTAGTAGGCTCCGCAATTACCCGGCCGCAGCTGATCACCCGGCCGTTCGCAGCAGCGGCGAGAAAAGTGAGGATGAACCGTAATGGAAATGAATGA
- a CDS encoding carbohydrate ABC transporter permease has product MPRSLRVLITYLLLILLALFMMGPFLWLLSVSLMPGRNVFANPPAILPTFIAFDNYVQVWNFMNFPRYILNTVIITLLGVVFNIILSCLTAYPLAAFRFKGRSLVFTLLISTMIIPSATAMIVHYLTIQAFQLGNTFFGVVLPAAVSVFNIFLMRQTFLGIPADIRDSGKMDGASELRIFIQLVMPLVKPGIAVIGLLEVMAFWNNFLWPIVVLDDPEKYPLAAALTYLNGQFSYNFGWIAAGTMISVLPIILVFLFTQKYYMEGIAGAIKG; this is encoded by the coding sequence ATGCCGCGTAGCTTGCGTGTTCTAATCACTTATCTACTGCTGATCCTGCTTGCCCTGTTCATGATGGGGCCGTTCCTGTGGCTGCTCAGCGTCTCGCTGATGCCGGGGCGCAACGTGTTTGCGAACCCGCCGGCCATTCTGCCCACCTTCATTGCGTTCGATAACTATGTGCAGGTGTGGAACTTCATGAATTTTCCGCGTTACATTCTGAATACGGTCATCATCACGCTGCTGGGAGTCGTGTTCAACATTATTCTATCCTGTCTGACGGCTTATCCGCTGGCGGCCTTCCGGTTCAAGGGCCGGAGCCTGGTCTTCACGCTGCTGATCTCGACCATGATTATTCCGTCGGCCACCGCTATGATTGTGCATTATCTGACGATTCAGGCTTTTCAGCTGGGCAATACGTTCTTCGGTGTTGTTCTTCCGGCAGCGGTGTCCGTGTTCAATATCTTCCTGATGCGGCAGACGTTCCTGGGTATTCCGGCAGATATCCGGGATTCGGGTAAAATGGACGGAGCCTCCGAGCTGCGCATCTTCATTCAACTGGTCATGCCGCTCGTCAAGCCGGGGATTGCGGTGATTGGATTGCTGGAGGTCATGGCATTCTGGAACAACTTCCTGTGGCCGATTGTCGTCCTGGATGACCCGGAGAAGTATCCGCTCGCCGCAGCCCTGACGTATCTGAACGGGCAATTCTCCTATAACTTCGGCTGGATTGCCGCTGGAACCATGATCTCGGTGCTGCCGATCATCCTCGTGTTCCTGTTCACGCAGAAGTATTATATGGAAGGGATTGCCGGCGCGATAAAAGGCTAA
- a CDS encoding sugar ABC transporter substrate-binding protein, with the protein MGTNRKGFTVSLLLTMSMLLAACGGNGNTKGTPDAGSTGAPGTGAEATAAAEPVKLEFWTIALQPTFNDYFNNLITQYEGSHPGVTVEWKDYPYDAISQRLLTSTASGKSPDVVNLNTEFASQLGSKGALLNLNEYLTDEQAKSYFEGIYNSTVFDGKAYALPWYTGTEVLFMNKKLVEKAGLDPANPPQTREELVEWARQVHEKTGAAGYAQQLVSKLFPIDGIQILNEDKTAAAFNTPEAEAMITQIRDLMKEGVVLKEDADFSKQIQYFSGEQVAFQLSGPTFINFIKTSAPDVYKNTIAVPLPTGKANLRLSNSMNLVVPQKSKNPQQAVEFAAFLTNAENQTAFSKVANTLPSSKASIQDPFFTDSDGSLEAEAKVASSQSLDKATDYMVGVPSAADINSALARGLQEILMNGADIKETLNKVEKEVNNIISQGS; encoded by the coding sequence GTGGGAACTAACAGAAAGGGCTTCACAGTATCGCTGCTGCTGACCATGTCTATGCTGCTTGCGGCTTGCGGAGGAAATGGCAATACGAAGGGGACACCGGATGCCGGAAGCACCGGAGCACCCGGCACGGGCGCTGAAGCTACGGCTGCGGCGGAGCCGGTGAAGCTTGAATTCTGGACGATTGCACTTCAGCCTACGTTCAATGATTACTTCAATAATCTGATTACCCAGTATGAGGGCAGCCACCCCGGGGTGACGGTAGAGTGGAAGGACTATCCCTATGATGCAATCTCGCAGCGGCTGTTGACTAGTACAGCGAGCGGCAAGAGTCCCGATGTCGTGAATCTGAACACCGAGTTCGCCAGCCAGTTAGGCAGTAAGGGAGCGCTGCTGAATCTGAACGAGTACCTGACGGATGAGCAGGCGAAGAGTTATTTCGAGGGGATTTATAATTCTACGGTATTCGATGGCAAGGCTTACGCGCTTCCCTGGTACACAGGCACTGAGGTGCTGTTCATGAACAAAAAGCTGGTGGAGAAGGCCGGTCTCGACCCGGCGAACCCGCCGCAGACCCGCGAGGAGCTGGTGGAGTGGGCGCGTCAGGTTCATGAGAAGACCGGAGCAGCCGGGTATGCCCAGCAGCTGGTCTCCAAGCTGTTCCCGATCGACGGAATCCAGATCCTGAATGAAGACAAGACGGCTGCGGCCTTCAATACGCCGGAAGCCGAGGCAATGATTACCCAGATACGCGACCTGATGAAGGAAGGGGTAGTGCTGAAGGAGGACGCGGATTTCAGCAAGCAGATTCAGTATTTCTCCGGTGAGCAGGTAGCTTTCCAGTTGTCCGGCCCAACGTTCATTAACTTCATCAAGACCTCTGCGCCGGATGTCTACAAGAACACCATTGCGGTCCCGCTGCCGACAGGCAAGGCGAACCTGCGTCTCTCTAATTCGATGAATCTGGTCGTGCCGCAGAAGTCGAAGAACCCGCAGCAGGCGGTGGAATTCGCTGCCTTCCTTACGAATGCCGAGAACCAGACAGCCTTCTCCAAGGTGGCCAACACACTGCCGTCAAGCAAGGCTTCGATTCAGGACCCGTTCTTCACCGACTCTGACGGCTCACTCGAAGCCGAAGCCAAGGTAGCCTCCTCGCAAAGTCTCGATAAGGCTACCGATTATATGGTCGGCGTCCCAAGCGCCGCAGATATCAACTCTGCGCTGGCGCGGGGGCTGCAGGAGATTCTGATGAACGGCGCAGATATCAAGGAGACACTGAACAAGGTAGAGAAGGAAGTCAATAATATTATCAGTCAGGGTTCCTAA
- a CDS encoding DUF4127 family protein, which yields MSKHHKLILVPLDERPCNYEFPYLLAQGTDYRVERPPAGIMGLKKRPGDVERLWSWFEAACEGADGAVVSLDTLLYGGIIPSRLHQLELEVLAARLERLREIRRRYPQLKLYAFQLIMRCPQYSLSDEEPDYYADWGREIFRKGFIGHRLELGIATDEEIRELADIDLRLPAEVLQDYLGRRAINIEANKQTLELVCDGVIDFMIVPQDDSAPYGHTAKDQEKVRARITALDLELKVYMYPGADEVGCTLLARMMNKSEGRIPLIYPRLSAVQGAFVTPLFEDRFFYETLKYQILAAGGLIASSAAEADLVLLISTPGETMEEAVSQKHAFHSYDVYRNLMELVEYGDYLLRDRKIPVAVADVGYANGGDQKLVKLLRQKNLLFDLAGYAAWNTSSNSLGTVISQAMIYLIYGRTQEHLDFLALRYAEDVCYCSVVRGELSEGPVQEMGYGKYELDGPRGRVAARVQERLSEELTVRIDSPAGSVKITDCYMPWNRMFEVGLTVEYVPS from the coding sequence ATGTCTAAGCACCATAAGCTGATTCTGGTTCCGCTCGATGAGCGGCCCTGCAATTATGAATTCCCTTATCTGCTGGCTCAGGGAACAGATTATAGGGTAGAGCGTCCGCCCGCCGGGATTATGGGACTGAAGAAACGTCCGGGTGATGTTGAGCGGCTGTGGTCCTGGTTCGAGGCTGCCTGCGAAGGGGCAGATGGGGCGGTGGTCTCGCTGGATACGCTGCTCTACGGCGGCATTATTCCCTCGCGGCTGCACCAGCTGGAGCTTGAAGTTCTGGCTGCGCGCCTGGAGCGGCTGCGGGAGATCCGGCGGCGTTATCCGCAGCTTAAGCTGTATGCGTTCCAGCTGATTATGCGCTGTCCGCAGTATTCACTATCTGACGAGGAGCCGGATTATTATGCGGACTGGGGCCGGGAGATTTTCCGCAAGGGCTTCATCGGCCACCGGCTGGAGCTGGGCATTGCCACGGATGAGGAGATCCGTGAGCTGGCCGATATCGATCTCCGGCTCCCGGCAGAGGTGCTGCAGGATTATCTTGGCCGCAGAGCAATTAATATTGAAGCGAACAAGCAGACGCTGGAACTGGTCTGTGACGGGGTGATTGACTTCATGATTGTTCCGCAGGATGATTCAGCACCGTATGGACATACCGCCAAGGATCAGGAGAAGGTGCGGGCGCGGATCACGGCGCTTGATCTGGAGCTTAAGGTCTATATGTACCCGGGAGCAGATGAAGTGGGCTGCACATTGCTTGCCCGGATGATGAACAAATCCGAAGGACGTATCCCTTTGATATACCCGCGTTTGTCCGCTGTGCAGGGGGCGTTTGTGACGCCGCTGTTCGAGGACCGCTTTTTCTACGAGACGCTGAAGTATCAGATCCTGGCCGCCGGGGGTCTGATCGCATCCAGTGCTGCCGAAGCGGACCTTGTCCTGCTGATCAGCACACCGGGGGAGACGATGGAGGAGGCGGTGTCGCAGAAGCATGCTTTTCACAGTTATGACGTATACCGGAACCTGATGGAGCTGGTGGAGTACGGGGACTACTTGCTTCGTGACCGCAAGATACCTGTGGCTGTAGCAGATGTCGGCTATGCCAATGGTGGAGACCAGAAGCTGGTTAAGCTGCTGCGGCAGAAGAACCTCCTGTTCGATCTGGCCGGATATGCCGCCTGGAATACCAGCTCCAATTCGCTTGGGACCGTAATCTCGCAGGCAATGATCTATCTGATCTACGGACGTACACAAGAGCATCTGGATTTCCTGGCGCTCCGCTATGCCGAGGATGTATGCTATTGTTCAGTAGTGCGAGGAGAGCTTAGTGAGGGCCCGGTGCAGGAGATGGGCTATGGCAAATACGAGCTGGACGGACCGCGCGGGCGCGTGGCTGCCCGTGTACAGGAACGGCTGAGTGAGGAGCTGACTGTACGGATTGACAGCCCTGCGGGGAGCGTTAAGATCACCGACTGCTATATGCCTTGGAACCGGATGTTCGAGGTGGGCTTAACTGTAGAGTATGTGCCCTCGTGA
- a CDS encoding redoxin domain-containing protein produces the protein MKLRRIVTLLIIAAACAAGIWVYLQQSSQPPAGRMTTGASAPAFEAVTLQGEKVSLSEYKGRVVLLNFWATWCKPCMREMPLLNELSQSAELPVETLFVNAGESKGTVSEYMAEQQFTFPVIIDVTGRISASYSVNALPSTYIINKAGEISKVVVGEIGDLDTLKQWLVEAGAE, from the coding sequence ATGAAGCTGCGCCGGATCGTTACTCTGCTGATTATTGCTGCTGCCTGTGCTGCCGGAATCTGGGTGTATCTTCAGCAGTCCAGCCAACCTCCGGCCGGGAGAATGACCACAGGTGCTTCGGCTCCGGCGTTCGAGGCGGTAACCTTGCAGGGTGAGAAGGTGAGTCTCAGTGAATACAAGGGCCGGGTCGTGCTCCTTAACTTCTGGGCGACCTGGTGCAAGCCCTGTATGCGGGAAATGCCGCTGTTGAATGAACTAAGCCAATCCGCAGAGCTTCCAGTCGAGACCTTGTTCGTGAACGCAGGAGAATCCAAGGGGACGGTATCGGAGTATATGGCGGAGCAGCAGTTCACTTTTCCCGTAATTATCGATGTTACCGGAAGAATATCGGCCTCGTATAGCGTCAATGCACTGCCGTCAACTTATATCATCAATAAGGCGGGCGAGATAAGCAAAGTCGTGGTCGGAGAGATCGGTGATCTCGATACGCTCAAGCAATGGCTGGTTGAGGCCGGAGCAGAATAA